A single window of Periplaneta americana isolate PAMFEO1 chromosome 14, P.americana_PAMFEO1_priV1, whole genome shotgun sequence DNA harbors:
- the LOC138713368 gene encoding transcription elongation factor, mitochondrial isoform X1 yields MNAIQNALRLRSIQSICKISSHAVISRSGIGGLVNLSSFYQPRYNNEEQKQILQILNESSAEELSRFDVSKHRIHSLQQFRRKRGQFCTLDQVLEVDGLGIKVLEKLCDSILNQMTLPEEGYPAKEVRKQSRKSTHQFLTPNLQFKQKEGIQTVVGINIGVSAVTWSQIDVNGKLLSWNLHSLESCSKKLHITSLLEVVQDLCQNLPNGDIYVMEDRAVTVQSPQQQPASITVNLQNCQLTAMLVALLNNQSRSEDLHHVFFLRPRLTARLFGALVGTEKVSAQAVVLDILSNTQENSSREELDMESLNKYTPISVTEEMKENYLNRTNVEKETLCWALLLTMAFMDLVLHQNPHSLAVIRGGR; encoded by the exons ATTTCTAGTCATGCTGTAATCTCCAGAAGTGGTATTGGTGGGCTGGTAAACTTATCCAGCTTCTACCAACCTCGTTATAATAATGAAGAACAGAAGCAGATCCTACAAATACTCAATGAATCTAGTGCAGAGGAATTATCGAG GTTTGATGTAAGCAAACATCGCATACACAGCCTACAGCAATTTCGGCGCAAACGTGGCCAATTCTGCACATTAGATCAGGTTCTTGAAGTGGATGGGTTAGGAATAAAAGTGCTGGAGAAACTTTGTGACAGCATATTAAATCAAATGACTCTACCAGAAGAAGGGTATCCTGCGAAGGAAGTACGGAAACAGTCAAGAAAAAGTACACACCAGTTCCTGACACCTAATCTCCAGTTCAAGCAGAAGGAA GGTATTCAGACAGTTGTAGGAATTAACATAGGTGTCAGTGCTGTAACATGGTCTCAAATTGATGTTAATGGAAAATTACTTTCTTGGAATCTTCACAGTCTCGAATCTTGTTCCAAGAAATTACATATCACATCATTGCTCGAAGTT GTTCAAGATTTATGTCAGAATCTTCCTAACGGAGATATATACGTCATGGAGGACAGGGCTGTCACTGTACAGTCACCTCAACAACAGCCTGCATCCATTACTGTCAATTTACAAAACTGTCAGTTGACTGCTATGCTAGTAGCTTTGCTCAata ATCAGTCGAGAAGTGAAGATCTACATCATGTGTTTTTCTTACGGCCTCGACTTACCGCTCGTTTATTTGGAGCTTTAGTTGGCACAGAAAAAGTCTCTGCACAAGCAGTGGTCCTAGACATTCTGAGCAACACCCAGGAAAACTCGTCAAGAGAAGAATTAGATATGGAGTCTTTGAATAAATACACTCCTATCAGTGTGACCGAGGAGATGAAAGAGAACTACCTCAACAGGACTAACGTGGAGAAAGAGACTTTATGTTGGGCACTTCTTCTGACAATGGCATTTATGGATCTTGTACTGCATCAGAATCCACACAGTTTGGCCGTTATTCGTGGAGGAAGATAA
- the LOC138713368 gene encoding transcription elongation factor, mitochondrial isoform X2: MGQRYISLLLRNNVFVWISSHAVISRSGIGGLVNLSSFYQPRYNNEEQKQILQILNESSAEELSRFDVSKHRIHSLQQFRRKRGQFCTLDQVLEVDGLGIKVLEKLCDSILNQMTLPEEGYPAKEVRKQSRKSTHQFLTPNLQFKQKEGIQTVVGINIGVSAVTWSQIDVNGKLLSWNLHSLESCSKKLHITSLLEVVQDLCQNLPNGDIYVMEDRAVTVQSPQQQPASITVNLQNCQLTAMLVALLNNQSRSEDLHHVFFLRPRLTARLFGALVGTEKVSAQAVVLDILSNTQENSSREELDMESLNKYTPISVTEEMKENYLNRTNVEKETLCWALLLTMAFMDLVLHQNPHSLAVIRGGR, encoded by the exons ATTTCTAGTCATGCTGTAATCTCCAGAAGTGGTATTGGTGGGCTGGTAAACTTATCCAGCTTCTACCAACCTCGTTATAATAATGAAGAACAGAAGCAGATCCTACAAATACTCAATGAATCTAGTGCAGAGGAATTATCGAG GTTTGATGTAAGCAAACATCGCATACACAGCCTACAGCAATTTCGGCGCAAACGTGGCCAATTCTGCACATTAGATCAGGTTCTTGAAGTGGATGGGTTAGGAATAAAAGTGCTGGAGAAACTTTGTGACAGCATATTAAATCAAATGACTCTACCAGAAGAAGGGTATCCTGCGAAGGAAGTACGGAAACAGTCAAGAAAAAGTACACACCAGTTCCTGACACCTAATCTCCAGTTCAAGCAGAAGGAA GGTATTCAGACAGTTGTAGGAATTAACATAGGTGTCAGTGCTGTAACATGGTCTCAAATTGATGTTAATGGAAAATTACTTTCTTGGAATCTTCACAGTCTCGAATCTTGTTCCAAGAAATTACATATCACATCATTGCTCGAAGTT GTTCAAGATTTATGTCAGAATCTTCCTAACGGAGATATATACGTCATGGAGGACAGGGCTGTCACTGTACAGTCACCTCAACAACAGCCTGCATCCATTACTGTCAATTTACAAAACTGTCAGTTGACTGCTATGCTAGTAGCTTTGCTCAata ATCAGTCGAGAAGTGAAGATCTACATCATGTGTTTTTCTTACGGCCTCGACTTACCGCTCGTTTATTTGGAGCTTTAGTTGGCACAGAAAAAGTCTCTGCACAAGCAGTGGTCCTAGACATTCTGAGCAACACCCAGGAAAACTCGTCAAGAGAAGAATTAGATATGGAGTCTTTGAATAAATACACTCCTATCAGTGTGACCGAGGAGATGAAAGAGAACTACCTCAACAGGACTAACGTGGAGAAAGAGACTTTATGTTGGGCACTTCTTCTGACAATGGCATTTATGGATCTTGTACTGCATCAGAATCCACACAGTTTGGCCGTTATTCGTGGAGGAAGATAA